From a single Equus asinus isolate D_3611 breed Donkey chromosome 2, EquAss-T2T_v2, whole genome shotgun sequence genomic region:
- the CD276 gene encoding CD276 antigen isoform X1, translating into MKQWTTGGLPQAAVGMRGTDSEDSELSKVLQTPVLQEIRPSSVWKPLPGARLPRGCCRGSLPPRRASCQLPHGKMLCRRGSPSTSVPVATALGVLWFCLTGTAVEVQVPEDPVVALVGTDATLRCSFSPEPGFSLAQLNLIWQLTDTKQLVHSFAEGRDQGSGYANRTALFPDLLAQGNASLRLQRVRVADEGSFTCFVSIRDFGSAAVSLQVAAPYSKPSMTLEPNKDLRPGDTVTITCSSYRGYPEAEVFWQDGQGAPLTGNVTTSQMANEQGLFDVRSVLRVVLGANGTYSCLVRNPVLQQDAQGSVTITGQPMTFPPEALWVTVGLSVCLVALLVALAFVCWRKIKQSCEEENAGADDQDGEGEGSKTALRPLKHSENKEDDGQEIA; encoded by the exons ATGAAGCAGTGGACGACTGGAGGACTTCCACAGGCAGCAGTGGGCATGAGGGGGACAGATTCCGAGGACAG TGAACTTTCCAAGGTACTCCAGACTCCTGTGCTCCAAGAAATCAGACCATCCAGCGTGTGGAAG CCTCTCCCCGGAGCCCGTCTTCCCAGAGGATGCT GCAGGGGCAGCCTTCCACCACGGAGAGCCAGCTGTCAGCTGCCTCACGGGAAGATGCTGTGTCGACGGGGCAGCCCCAGCACGAGTGTGCCTGTGGCCACCGCCCTGGGAGTGCTGTGGTTCTGCCTCACAG GCACCGCCGTGGAGGTCCAGGTCCCCGAAGACCCTGTGGTGGCCCTTGTAGGCACCGATGCCACCCTGCGCTGCTCCTTCTCGCCCGAGCCCGGCTTCAGCCTGGCGCAGCTCAACCTCATCTGGCAGCTGACGGACACCAAACAGCTGGTGCACAGCTTTGCCGAGGGCCGCGACCAGGGCAGCGGCTATGCCAACCGCACTGCGCTCTTCCCGGACCTGCTGGCTCAGGGCAATGCGTCCCTGAGGCTGCAGCGCGTGCGCGTGGCCGACGAGGGCAGCTTCACCTGCTTCGTGAGCATCCGGGACTTTGGCAGCGCCGCGGTCAGCCTGCAGGTGGCAG CGCCCTACTCAAAGCCCAGCATGACCCTGGAGCCCAACAAGGACCTGCGGCCCGGGGATACGGTGACCATCACGTGCTCCAGCTACCGGGGCTACCCTGAGGCTGAGGTGTTCTGGCAGGACGGGCAGGGTGCGCCCTTGACCGGCAACGTGACCACGTCGCAGATGGCCAACGAGCAGGGCTTGTTCGACGTGCGCAGCGTCCTGAGGGTGGTGCTGGGCGCCAACGGCACCTACAGCTGCCTGGTGCGCAACCCTGTGCTGCAGCAGGACGCCCAGGGCTCCGTCACCATCACGG GGCAGCCCATGACATTCCCCCCTGAGGCCCTGTGGGTGACAGTGGGGCTCTCTGTCTGTCTCGTTGCACTGCTGGTGGCCCTGGCCTTCGTCTGCTGGAGAAAGATCAAACAGAGCTGTGAGGAGGAGAATGCAG GAGCTGACGACCaggatggggagggagaaggatcCAAGACGG CCCTGCGGCCTCTGAAACACTCTGAAAACAAAGAAG ATGATGGACAAGAAATAGCCTGA
- the CD276 gene encoding CD276 antigen isoform X2, translated as MLCRRGSPSTSVPVATALGVLWFCLTGTAVEVQVPEDPVVALVGTDATLRCSFSPEPGFSLAQLNLIWQLTDTKQLVHSFAEGRDQGSGYANRTALFPDLLAQGNASLRLQRVRVADEGSFTCFVSIRDFGSAAVSLQVAAPYSKPSMTLEPNKDLRPGDTVTITCSSYRGYPEAEVFWQDGQGAPLTGNVTTSQMANEQGLFDVRSVLRVVLGANGTYSCLVRNPVLQQDAQGSVTITGQPMTFPPEALWVTVGLSVCLVALLVALAFVCWRKIKQSCEEENAGADDQDGEGEGSKTALRPLKHSENKEDDGQEIA; from the exons ATGCTGTGTCGACGGGGCAGCCCCAGCACGAGTGTGCCTGTGGCCACCGCCCTGGGAGTGCTGTGGTTCTGCCTCACAG GCACCGCCGTGGAGGTCCAGGTCCCCGAAGACCCTGTGGTGGCCCTTGTAGGCACCGATGCCACCCTGCGCTGCTCCTTCTCGCCCGAGCCCGGCTTCAGCCTGGCGCAGCTCAACCTCATCTGGCAGCTGACGGACACCAAACAGCTGGTGCACAGCTTTGCCGAGGGCCGCGACCAGGGCAGCGGCTATGCCAACCGCACTGCGCTCTTCCCGGACCTGCTGGCTCAGGGCAATGCGTCCCTGAGGCTGCAGCGCGTGCGCGTGGCCGACGAGGGCAGCTTCACCTGCTTCGTGAGCATCCGGGACTTTGGCAGCGCCGCGGTCAGCCTGCAGGTGGCAG CGCCCTACTCAAAGCCCAGCATGACCCTGGAGCCCAACAAGGACCTGCGGCCCGGGGATACGGTGACCATCACGTGCTCCAGCTACCGGGGCTACCCTGAGGCTGAGGTGTTCTGGCAGGACGGGCAGGGTGCGCCCTTGACCGGCAACGTGACCACGTCGCAGATGGCCAACGAGCAGGGCTTGTTCGACGTGCGCAGCGTCCTGAGGGTGGTGCTGGGCGCCAACGGCACCTACAGCTGCCTGGTGCGCAACCCTGTGCTGCAGCAGGACGCCCAGGGCTCCGTCACCATCACGG GGCAGCCCATGACATTCCCCCCTGAGGCCCTGTGGGTGACAGTGGGGCTCTCTGTCTGTCTCGTTGCACTGCTGGTGGCCCTGGCCTTCGTCTGCTGGAGAAAGATCAAACAGAGCTGTGAGGAGGAGAATGCAG GAGCTGACGACCaggatggggagggagaaggatcCAAGACGG CCCTGCGGCCTCTGAAACACTCTGAAAACAAAGAAG ATGATGGACAAGAAATAGCCTGA